A single window of Liolophura sinensis isolate JHLJ2023 chromosome 6, CUHK_Ljap_v2, whole genome shotgun sequence DNA harbors:
- the LOC135468270 gene encoding protein FAM177A1-like, protein MEGTYVETAHVKPEFTNISLETEKPRKHKKPPKRILHFSDGILEEYSSSDEEEEVVKQPVVDPKTLRWLPWMWYYFMHAATGTLSVADKCGEKLAWFFGITSPKYQAAIDEYYRLKEEEEKEMAEAQAHAFKPPESMEVVVTNDPKGDSDKQHEGTELEKY, encoded by the exons ATGGAAGGAACATACGTAGAAACG GCTCATGTAAAACCAGAGTTCACAAATATTTCCTTGGAAACAGAGAAGCctagaaaacacaaaaaaccacCTAAGAGAATTTTACACTTCAGTGATGGAATACTTGAGGAGTATTCTTCATCAGATGaagaagaggaagttgtcaAACAGCCTGTGGTAGATCCG AAAACACTGAGATGGTTGCCATGGATGTGGTATTACTTCATGCATGCAGCCACAGGAACACTCTCAG TGGCTGACAAATGTGGAGAAAAGCTGGCGTGGTTTTTTGGAATAACATCACCCAAATATCAGGCAGCTATAGATGAATATTACAGGCTTAAAGAGGAG GAAGAGAAGGAGATGGCTGAGGCACAGGCTCATGCGTTCAAGCCTCCAGAAAGCATGGAAGTGGTGGTCACAAATGACCCCAAGGGAGACTCAGACAAACAGCATGAAGGGACGGAGCTGGAGAAATACTAA
- the LOC135466736 gene encoding transmembrane protein 62-like, with product MKVALVCFSVLTGCVVLFAFIWDTIDGDLANSRSWEEKEGGPPYPGDKLENVFWFIQITDLHISRYWDPARSEHLSIFLKERVPAIKPIVILVTGDLTDAKAVDHQGSRQYLDEWQTYWNTIQNSGVLKTSVWLDIRGNHDAFDVPNLDSQVNYYRKYSIQGQQHAQSYAYHLKRSFGTYNFIGVDACPDPGPKRPFNFFGYLTKARLADLQRLEQANSGANMTIWFGHYPSSTVVEEHPGLRRTLSSGIAYLCGHLHTLGNLVPQMYTYQYAGYLELELGDWKDNRIYRIMAIDHDILSFTDESFDHWPVILITNPKHALFQVPHHEKLDRIAKSTHIRVLIFSPWPVETVTVEVDHIPLPGVSHAGSGLYVIPWNPQQYLYGQHTITVYAKDSLGNSREKSQPFSLDGSRPKFRYLPSFLLMFHIDSIALMVFMMSCLSVILPLYVLRKCNLPPKAPYSLTRGFFRWPTRYIFTRIKWIWMVSKCDVLYHCLTGFVIYVAIGPWFVGHLLYEYYGVVFSWGIFIKGTYIPGSITYLYGLLQNLTFNIPLLLHFGYMFDFNQRRKTRYHSRLHLSWRRDWFFILLLTFQTYMAYSGYYLAYGGVALLLCPVRTWSVLLAITLHWKCAKLLDPTEINSSL from the exons atgaaagTGGCTTTAGTTTGCTTTAGTGTATTGACAGGATGTGTCGTATTGTTTGCTTTTATTTGGGATACAATCGACGGGGATCTTGCGAATTCAAGATCTTGGGAAGAGAAAGAAGGAGGGCCTCCTTATCCAGGAGACAaacttgaaaatgttttctggTTTATTCAG ATAACTGACCTCCACATCAGCAGATACTGGGACCCAGCACGGTCAGAGCATCTCTCTATTTTCCTTAAAGAGCGAGTACCTGCCATTAAACCCATTGTCATTCTTGTCACAG GTGATCTGACAGATGCCAAGGCTGTGGACCACCAGGGCTCCAGACAGTATTTAGATGAATGGCAGACTTATTGGAACACCATACAGAACTCTGGAGTACTGAAGACATCGGTCTGGTTGGATATTAGAGGGAATCATG ATGCCTTTGATGTTCCCAACCTAGACAGCCAGGTCAATTATTACAG gaAATACTCTATCCAAGGTCAACAGCATGCCCAGTCATATGCATATCATCTGAAGAGGAGTTTTGGGACATATAACTTTATTGGAGTGGACGCCTGCCCAGATCCAGGCCCAAAGAGACCATTTAATTTCTTTGGATATCTTACAAAG GCCAGGCTGGCTGACCTGCAGAGGCTCGAGCAGGCTAACAGTGGCGCAAACATGACAATATGGTTTGGTCATTACCCTTCCTCTACAGTGGTGGAAGAGCATCCAGGCTTGCGACGAACACTAAG tAGTGGGATAGCATACCTCTGTGGTCACCTGCACACACTGGGCAATCTTGTCCCTCAGATGTACACTTATCAGTACGCAGGCTACTTAGAGCTAGAGCTTGGAGACTGGAAGGACAACAGGAT CTACCGCATTATGGCCATAGATCATGACATTTTGTCCTTCACCGACGAGTCGTTTGATCACTGGCCTGTGATTTTGATCACCAACCCTAAACATGCTCTGTTCCAAGTGCCTCATCATGAGAAGCTAGACAGAATTGCCAAGTCTACACATATCAG AGTGTTAATTTTCTCACCCTGGCCTGTGGAGACAGTGACAGTAGAAGTGGACCATATTCCATTACCTGGCGTTTCACATGCTGGCAGTGGTCTCTATGTTATCCCATGGAATCCCCAACAATATTTGTACGGCCAGCACACTATCACAGTTTATGCAAAG GATTCTCTGGGGAATTCGAGAGAAAAAAGTCAACCATTTTCACTGGATGGAAGTCGCCCAAAGTTTAGATATTTGCCAAGTTTTCTACTGATGTTTCATATAGATTCTATT GCATTGATGGTTTTTATGATGTCCTGTTTGTCTGTGATTTTGCCTTTGTATGTATTAAGAAAATGCAACCTTCCTCCAAAAGCCCCTTATTCAC tTACAAGGGGATTCTTTAGATGGCCAACACGTTATATTTTTACGAGAATCAAGTGGATATGGATGGTCTCCAAATGTGATGTTTTATACCACTGTTTGACTGGTTTTGTCATATATGTGGCCATTG GCCCATGGTTTGTTGGACACCTTCTGTATGAGTACTACggtgttgtgttttcatggGGTATCTTCATCAAAGGTACATACATTCCAGGCAGTATCACATATTTGTATGGACTACTCCAA aatttAACTTTCAACATTCCATTGCTGCTACATTTTGgctacatgtttgatttcaaccAGCGTCGGAAGACTCGCTACCATTCACGATTGCACTTGAGTTGGCGCAGAGACTGGTTCTTCATCTTGCTCCTTACATTCCAGACCTACATGGCGTACAGCGGCTATTACCTGGCTTATGGAGGCGTAGCCCTCTTACTTTGCCCAGTCAGGACCTGGTCCGTGCTGTTAGCCATCACCCTTCACTGGAAATGTGCAAAATTACTTGACCCTACAGAGATAAATTCTTCCCTGTAG